One region of Sulfurisphaera ohwakuensis genomic DNA includes:
- a CDS encoding lysylphosphatidylglycerol synthase domain-containing protein — translation MDKKLALSAIIPIVVILIYSIIFRINIINAIIEINRIFVLLFFLSYIGQILVVSYRDSLITNLDYYTAFKARLLGNAVSLIIPGAAGPDLSRAISYVHKNVKLDKAFTLAIYESFYDVNVGAVLFLLLFWIKLTPLESILILVSLANILGWSSGLGYAYFTSGKLNKIEQKLFNFKIFKPLTESYLNLKDVLRVQLKNKKTVAYSVFLTALGYFIQSLPFYILFKNFLFDYLVNQTYLVATLVPIPSAAGIAELALSAILPPIYVIQIRILELVSYSFGFIYIKEIKLEVLKKEVKEIWKTS, via the coding sequence GTGGATAAAAAATTAGCACTCTCAGCGATTATACCAATTGTAGTTATACTAATATATTCTATAATTTTTCGTATAAATATAATAAATGCAATAATTGAGATTAATCGTATTTTCGTATTGTTATTTTTTCTTTCTTATATAGGTCAAATTCTTGTAGTTTCTTATAGGGATTCATTAATAACCAATTTAGATTATTATACTGCATTTAAAGCTAGATTACTTGGAAATGCTGTAAGCCTCATAATACCTGGAGCCGCTGGGCCAGATTTAAGTAGAGCTATAAGTTACGTACATAAAAATGTAAAATTAGATAAAGCGTTCACTTTAGCGATTTATGAATCTTTTTATGATGTAAACGTAGGTGCAGTTCTATTCTTATTACTCTTCTGGATCAAATTAACCCCATTAGAGAGTATTCTTATATTGGTGAGTTTAGCAAATATTCTTGGTTGGAGTAGTGGTCTAGGATATGCTTATTTCACTTCAGGCAAACTAAATAAAATAGAGCAAAAATTATTTAATTTTAAGATTTTTAAACCTTTAACTGAAAGTTACTTAAACCTAAAAGATGTATTAAGAGTACAACTCAAAAATAAGAAAACTGTTGCTTATTCGGTTTTTTTAACTGCATTAGGTTATTTTATTCAATCTTTACCATTTTATATTTTGTTTAAGAATTTTCTTTTTGATTACCTAGTCAATCAGACATATTTAGTAGCAACTCTAGTACCTATACCTTCTGCAGCAGGAATAGCAGAGCTGGCTCTTTCTGCAATATTGCCACCTATTTATGTTATTCAAATTAGGATTCTTGAATTAGTTTCATATTCCTTTGGTTTTATCTATATAAAAGAAATTAAACTTGAGGTTTTGAAAAAAGAAGTGAAAGAAATATGGAAAACTTCCTAA
- a CDS encoding HesA/MoeB/ThiF family protein → MERYSRQLLVLGLELQQKLKELKVTVVGCGALGSTLVELLTRLGVGYIKVIDADIVEISNLHRTLLFTEKDVGKPKALVCKERAKEINNEVEIEAITDIIDETNVEELVKDSHYVFDALDNLYFRLLLNDACVKHSIPLIYGGVMGEYSSVKLVLPYKNACLSCFLNYEGEEENVCETIGTLDTIVTTTASLQVQLMLNHLRGEEDNNLYYFDFRNMRFDKIKIERNEKCQACSLHEFRFLNSKEKKPACGIVKVEKEGSNNGFHIEKNKDGIIICYGDKCFKKVSR, encoded by the coding sequence ATGGAAAGATATTCAAGGCAGTTATTAGTATTAGGTCTTGAATTACAACAGAAGTTAAAAGAATTGAAAGTTACCGTTGTAGGTTGTGGGGCACTTGGGTCTACTTTAGTAGAACTATTAACTAGGTTAGGTGTTGGATATATAAAAGTCATAGATGCCGATATAGTAGAAATTAGTAATTTACATAGAACTCTCTTATTTACGGAAAAAGATGTTGGAAAACCAAAGGCATTGGTTTGTAAAGAGAGAGCTAAAGAAATTAATAACGAAGTAGAAATAGAAGCTATAACTGATATAATAGATGAAACAAACGTAGAAGAATTAGTGAAGGATTCACATTATGTATTTGATGCTCTAGATAACTTATATTTTAGATTACTTTTAAATGACGCATGTGTAAAGCATTCTATACCGTTAATATATGGGGGTGTTATGGGAGAATACTCTTCCGTGAAACTTGTTTTGCCATATAAAAATGCGTGCCTATCTTGTTTCTTAAATTATGAGGGAGAAGAAGAGAATGTTTGTGAAACTATAGGTACTTTAGATACGATTGTAACTACAACAGCTAGTTTACAAGTTCAACTTATGTTAAATCATCTAAGAGGGGAAGAGGATAACAACTTATATTATTTTGATTTTAGAAATATGAGATTTGATAAGATTAAAATAGAAAGAAATGAAAAGTGTCAAGCTTGCAGTTTGCATGAATTTAGATTTTTGAATAGCAAAGAAAAGAAACCAGCATGTGGAATAGTTAAGGTTGAAAAAGAAGGCTCAAATAATGGCTTCCACATAGAGAAAAATAAAGATGGAATTATTATTTGTTATGGCGATAAATGTTTTAAGAAAGTATCTAGATAA
- a CDS encoding KEOPS complex subunit Pcc1 yields MNITVEITYDTNYAKEISNSINVDNIDIPKGMNIDISHKENKIIIKISMEITEPRNVLTLRNTVDEILQHISTIEKTLTKLSP; encoded by the coding sequence TTGAATATAACGGTTGAGATAACTTATGATACAAATTATGCTAAAGAAATATCAAATAGTATTAATGTCGATAACATAGATATTCCAAAGGGTATGAATATAGATATATCGCATAAAGAAAATAAGATAATTATAAAAATATCCATGGAAATAACGGAACCGAGAAACGTACTAACACTTAGAAACACCGTAGATGAAATATTACAGCATATTTCGACTATAGAGAAAACACTAACGAAATTATCACCCTAA
- a CDS encoding transketolase family protein — MMQRSTLPMRDTFGRLLAELGEKNKDMIVITADVGNSTRAMYFREKFPDRYFNVGISEQDMVNFAAGLSVTGFKPIVVGFAMFVMRAWEQIRNSIARMNLDVKIMVTHSGYSDSGDGSSHQALEDIALMRVLPNMKVIIPADSEDVKRSLPVVVNELRGPLYYRMGRDYTPVITEGLDYDFKLGKAYVLRDGEDLAIMGAGVVLADALKAAEELEKMGISAAVINLMSIKPIDEDLIEYYARKTGRIITIEEHSIYGGIGSAVAEVVVKKYPVPMRFIGAITFGRSARSERDLLDFYGINYKSILNAAMELVK, encoded by the coding sequence ATGATGCAAAGAAGTACCTTACCAATGCGTGATACTTTCGGTAGATTATTAGCTGAATTGGGAGAGAAAAATAAAGATATGATAGTTATTACTGCAGATGTTGGAAACTCTACTAGAGCTATGTACTTTAGGGAGAAATTCCCAGACAGATATTTTAATGTAGGTATTTCTGAGCAGGATATGGTTAATTTTGCTGCGGGCTTATCGGTTACTGGTTTTAAACCAATAGTCGTTGGTTTTGCAATGTTTGTAATGAGAGCATGGGAGCAAATAAGAAACTCTATTGCTAGAATGAATTTAGATGTAAAAATAATGGTTACTCATTCTGGATATAGTGATAGTGGTGATGGTTCCAGTCATCAAGCCTTAGAGGATATAGCTTTAATGAGAGTGTTACCAAATATGAAAGTAATTATTCCGGCTGATTCGGAGGATGTAAAAAGGTCTTTACCAGTAGTAGTTAATGAACTTAGAGGCCCATTATATTATAGAATGGGAAGGGATTATACGCCAGTAATTACAGAAGGATTAGATTATGACTTTAAATTGGGCAAAGCTTACGTGTTAAGAGATGGAGAAGATTTAGCAATTATGGGTGCTGGAGTTGTTCTAGCTGATGCCTTAAAAGCTGCTGAGGAATTAGAAAAGATGGGTATAAGTGCTGCCGTTATAAATTTAATGAGTATAAAGCCTATTGACGAAGATTTAATAGAATATTATGCGAGAAAAACCGGGAGAATAATTACAATAGAAGAGCATTCTATATACGGTGGTATAGGTTCAGCTGTAGCTGAAGTTGTAGTAAAGAAGTATCCAGTACCAATGAGATTCATTGGTGCTATTACCTTTGGAAGATCTGCTAGGAGTGAGAGAGATTTACTTGATTTCTATGGTATAAATTATAAGTCTATCTTAAATGCGGCTATGGAATTAGTGAAGTGA
- a CDS encoding single-stranded DNA exonuclease, with the protein MENFLKEPNKEELRELNSKILTKEWTCIKASFKPEDLIFSFLTFKYGKVNAISFSSDDCEIQLITNNSGKFISIEGKHYYLGLNSFVSIFPLSIDDILPIISGITVSTIIERRNYSDFEIDILNDLIKLGVIVEENLKIPNYKSLPLFFSLMLSFDPYIPDITGNRENSIKMLKEINIQETDKLEDIDETKLNSLIYKIISSELKINPKFSREQIITKRAYYLEYDSLELAFALIYFLDLKGNGDIFQFVISPNYAETLIYKFREELSKGFYIKDVNETANYYIVESNLKSPTLIQLILLQSGKIKRNKPVAIKNEEGVFTSRLQVPSLKEGLVKIEYNG; encoded by the coding sequence ATGGAAAACTTCCTAAAGGAGCCTAATAAAGAAGAACTAAGAGAATTAAATTCAAAAATATTAACTAAAGAATGGACATGTATCAAAGCGTCTTTCAAACCAGAAGATCTAATATTTTCTTTTCTTACATTCAAATACGGAAAAGTTAACGCCATATCGTTCTCTTCTGATGATTGCGAAATACAGCTTATTACGAACAACAGTGGTAAATTTATTAGTATTGAGGGAAAGCATTATTATTTAGGATTAAATTCTTTTGTTTCAATTTTTCCTCTATCAATAGATGATATATTGCCTATTATATCTGGAATTACGGTTTCTACAATTATTGAAAGAAGGAATTACTCAGACTTTGAGATAGATATACTTAATGATCTTATAAAATTAGGAGTTATAGTAGAAGAAAATCTAAAAATACCCAATTATAAATCTCTTCCATTATTTTTTTCTCTAATGTTATCCTTTGATCCGTATATACCAGATATTACAGGAAATAGAGAAAATTCAATAAAAATGCTTAAGGAAATAAATATACAAGAGACAGATAAACTAGAAGATATAGATGAAACTAAATTAAATTCACTTATTTATAAAATAATCTCTAGTGAACTAAAAATAAACCCAAAGTTTAGCAGAGAACAAATAATAACAAAAAGGGCCTATTACCTAGAATATGACTCGCTTGAATTAGCGTTTGCACTCATTTATTTTCTTGATCTAAAAGGTAATGGTGATATATTTCAATTTGTTATCTCCCCAAATTATGCTGAGACGCTAATATATAAATTCAGAGAGGAGTTAAGCAAAGGATTTTACATAAAAGATGTAAATGAAACAGCTAACTATTATATAGTAGAGAGCAACCTCAAGTCACCTACACTTATACAGCTTATCCTTCTTCAAAGTGGGAAAATAAAGAGAAATAAACCAGTAGCTATAAAAAATGAGGAAGGAGTTTTTACAAGTAGATTACAAGTTCCAAGTTTAAAGGAGGGATTGGTTAAAATTGAATATAACGGTTGA
- a CDS encoding shikimate dehydrogenase family protein, giving the protein MLEINYDTKLLGVVGENISYTLSPAIHNYSFQELGINAVYLAFDIKSDEFKEIFPGLVKIAYGLNITIPYKEIAIKYVEAQSEAKRIGAINTIFNGKGYNTDYIAIKSLVQERIDKFETCTIFGAGGAARAAIFALHDLGCSINVINRSKEKAEKLIEEMRDKNIEIKIRYNCKSDIIVNSTPNPDFVPDECVNSKLVIDFVYKPVITSLIKRAQNKNIKTINGIEILVRQAMEAEKIWFGKSLEDEEVVNYLYARKLIW; this is encoded by the coding sequence ATGCTTGAGATAAATTATGATACGAAACTTTTAGGTGTAGTTGGCGAAAATATATCATACACATTATCACCAGCGATACACAATTATTCTTTTCAAGAATTAGGTATTAATGCTGTTTATTTAGCATTTGATATAAAAAGTGATGAATTTAAAGAAATATTCCCTGGGTTAGTTAAAATAGCATATGGTTTGAATATTACTATACCTTATAAGGAAATTGCAATAAAATATGTAGAAGCTCAGAGTGAAGCAAAAAGAATTGGTGCAATAAATACTATTTTTAATGGCAAAGGATATAACACAGATTATATTGCAATTAAGAGTTTGGTACAAGAAAGAATAGATAAATTTGAAACGTGTACTATATTCGGTGCTGGTGGGGCAGCTAGGGCAGCTATTTTTGCTTTACATGATTTAGGTTGCTCAATTAATGTTATAAATAGGAGTAAAGAGAAAGCTGAAAAATTAATAGAAGAGATGAGGGATAAAAACATAGAAATAAAAATTAGATATAATTGCAAAAGTGATATAATAGTTAATTCGACTCCTAATCCAGATTTTGTTCCAGATGAGTGTGTTAATAGTAAATTAGTAATCGATTTTGTCTATAAACCAGTCATAACTTCATTGATCAAGAGGGCTCAGAATAAGAATATAAAAACAATAAACGGTATCGAAATCCTTGTAAGGCAAGCAATGGAAGCTGAAAAAATTTGGTTTGGAAAATCATTAGAAGATGAAGAAGTGGTGAATTATCTTTATGCCAGGAAACTCATTTGGTGA
- the aroF gene encoding 3-deoxy-7-phosphoheptulonate synthase produces the protein MIFILREKADYSVLREKLQDSSASYKFLDLYGKKIVVAWPDEYVSNIIDPSIEITVKPKKPYQLVSNEWKKEPTKVKVKDAEIGDNKVIVAAGPCAVENEEQVLTVAKAVKRAGASILRGGAYKPRTSPYSFQGLGEEGLKILKKASEETGLPIVSEIMDTRDIEIFKKYVDMMQIGARNAQNFDLLKEVGKAGLPVLLKRGMANTVEEWLLTAEYILLEGNGNVVLCERGIRTFEKATRFTIDIGGMVAAKLQTHLPICADPSHPAGKRELVHSLALAAVAAGADMLLIEVHPHPEKALSDSEQQLTPESFEVLMNRIRALANAIGRTA, from the coding sequence ATGATTTTCATATTAAGAGAAAAAGCAGATTATTCTGTATTAAGAGAAAAATTACAAGATTCATCCGCCTCTTATAAGTTTCTAGATCTTTATGGTAAAAAAATTGTAGTAGCATGGCCAGACGAATATGTATCAAATATTATAGATCCAAGTATTGAAATAACAGTAAAGCCGAAAAAGCCTTATCAATTAGTGAGTAATGAATGGAAAAAAGAACCAACAAAAGTTAAAGTGAAAGATGCTGAAATTGGAGATAATAAAGTAATAGTGGCCGCTGGACCTTGTGCTGTTGAAAACGAAGAACAAGTTTTAACAGTTGCTAAGGCAGTAAAGAGGGCTGGAGCATCGATTTTAAGAGGCGGAGCATATAAACCTAGGACTAGTCCTTATTCTTTTCAAGGTCTAGGAGAAGAAGGTTTGAAGATATTGAAAAAAGCATCAGAAGAAACTGGTTTACCTATAGTTTCTGAGATTATGGATACTAGAGATATAGAAATTTTTAAAAAATATGTAGATATGATGCAAATAGGGGCAAGAAATGCACAGAACTTTGACCTACTAAAAGAGGTTGGAAAAGCTGGTTTACCTGTGCTACTAAAAAGAGGAATGGCAAATACTGTTGAAGAGTGGTTACTTACAGCTGAATATATATTATTAGAAGGGAATGGAAATGTAGTTTTATGTGAAAGAGGTATAAGAACTTTTGAAAAAGCTACGAGATTTACAATAGATATAGGAGGAATGGTTGCGGCTAAATTACAGACTCACTTACCAATTTGTGCTGATCCTAGTCATCCAGCAGGTAAAAGAGAACTCGTTCATTCATTAGCTTTAGCAGCAGTAGCTGCTGGTGCAGATATGTTACTTATTGAAGTTCATCCTCATCCAGAAAAAGCACTAAGTGATTCAGAACAACAATTAACCCCAGAGTCCTTTGAAGTATTAATGAATAGGATTAGGGCATTAGCTAATGCAATAGGTAGAACTGCATGA
- the aroB gene encoding 3-dehydroquinate synthase produces the protein MRIVNENLCNNEISIVIGKGALSALEELKDKKVALFYSQKIDPSRVKSHLKSFIEIPIIDGEDAKDIQYALKLVKFLFENGFDRGDYVIALGGGTVTDVVGFVASIYMRGINLINIPTTLLGMVDAAIGGKTGVNFENVKNVLGTFYQPIMIISDLNFLETLPLEEIKKGLAEVIKYGLVLDKDLYDYLAMNKEKIFAKDESALEEIIYKSSVDKFSVVKADERETKGIRIVLNFGHTIGHAIEAGSNFTVPHGYAISVGMVCEAKMAEEVGYAEEGVVEDVTWILSQYELPLTVDSLNAKIDVKKAIDAITKDKKVRGGYVMMPFPTRIGDWKRVDVPIETLKGFAEQCLR, from the coding sequence ATGAGGATAGTAAATGAGAATTTATGTAATAATGAGATTTCTATAGTAATTGGGAAAGGAGCCTTATCTGCATTAGAGGAATTAAAAGATAAGAAGGTTGCCCTTTTTTATTCACAAAAAATTGATCCCTCTAGAGTGAAGAGTCATCTGAAGAGTTTTATCGAAATACCAATTATTGACGGTGAAGATGCTAAAGATATTCAATATGCATTAAAGCTTGTGAAATTTCTTTTTGAAAATGGCTTTGATAGAGGAGATTATGTTATTGCTTTAGGTGGTGGTACAGTAACAGATGTGGTAGGTTTTGTTGCGTCTATCTATATGAGAGGGATAAATCTAATCAATATTCCAACTACTCTTCTAGGTATGGTAGATGCGGCTATTGGTGGAAAGACCGGTGTAAATTTTGAAAACGTGAAAAATGTTTTAGGTACATTTTATCAGCCAATTATGATAATATCAGATTTAAATTTTTTAGAAACTCTTCCATTAGAAGAGATAAAGAAGGGCTTAGCTGAAGTTATTAAATATGGTTTAGTTCTAGATAAAGATCTATATGATTATCTGGCTATGAATAAAGAGAAGATTTTTGCTAAAGACGAAAGTGCGTTAGAGGAAATTATATATAAATCAAGTGTAGATAAGTTTTCTGTAGTAAAGGCTGATGAAAGGGAGACAAAAGGTATTAGAATTGTATTAAATTTTGGTCATACAATAGGTCATGCTATAGAAGCTGGAAGTAACTTTACTGTACCCCATGGATATGCTATATCTGTTGGCATGGTTTGCGAAGCTAAAATGGCTGAAGAAGTAGGATATGCTGAAGAAGGAGTTGTAGAGGATGTTACATGGATATTGTCTCAATATGAATTACCTCTTACCGTGGACTCTCTTAATGCTAAGATTGATGTTAAGAAAGCCATTGATGCAATTACAAAGGATAAAAAAGTAAGAGGTGGATATGTAATGATGCCTTTTCCAACTAGGATAGGTGATTGGAAAAGAGTAGATGTACCGATAGAAACTTTAAAGGGGTTTGCAGAGCAATGCTTGAGATAA
- a CDS encoding transketolase: MEGGRRDGIPISIEELNKLKNIAERARRNVVKMLFYDQTIHVGSSLSSIEILTTLLFRYIREGKDPINRDWLILSKGHAAPALYAILVEKGYINEDELWKIQDISGLLQGHPEIHIPGIDMSTGSLGQGLSFGIGVAQGIKMRGGNGRVFVIMGDGEQDEGEVWEAMTHAVTRKLDNIIAFIEMNGFQLDAATSEVKPKDFLPDVWKAVGWKTLSCDGHDFISLINTIEEALKAKAPVVIFAKTRRGMGFKAIENTEKQRASPDDAKKYLTNA, encoded by the coding sequence ATGGAAGGAGGGAGACGTGATGGAATTCCAATATCAATAGAGGAGCTAAATAAGTTAAAGAATATTGCTGAAAGAGCAAGAAGAAATGTAGTAAAGATGCTATTTTATGATCAAACAATCCATGTTGGTTCATCGCTTAGTAGTATAGAGATATTAACTACATTATTGTTTAGATATATAAGGGAAGGAAAGGATCCTATAAATAGGGATTGGTTAATACTAAGTAAAGGGCATGCAGCACCCGCATTATATGCTATTCTGGTAGAAAAAGGGTATATTAATGAAGATGAATTATGGAAAATCCAGGATATCTCTGGCTTATTACAAGGACATCCAGAAATTCATATACCCGGTATTGATATGTCTACCGGAAGTTTAGGGCAAGGTTTAAGTTTCGGTATAGGTGTTGCCCAAGGAATAAAAATGAGAGGAGGAAATGGAAGAGTATTTGTAATAATGGGAGATGGAGAACAAGATGAGGGTGAAGTTTGGGAGGCTATGACTCATGCAGTTACTAGAAAATTAGATAATATTATTGCATTCATAGAAATGAACGGTTTTCAGTTAGATGCTGCAACATCTGAAGTAAAACCAAAAGATTTCTTACCAGATGTATGGAAGGCTGTTGGTTGGAAAACGTTAAGTTGTGATGGTCATGATTTTATAAGTTTAATAAATACAATCGAGGAAGCATTAAAGGCAAAGGCTCCGGTAGTTATTTTTGCTAAGACAAGAAGAGGTATGGGATTCAAGGCGATAGAAAATACTGAAAAACAGAGGGCGAGTCCAGATGATGCAAAGAAGTACCTTACCAATGCGTGA
- a CDS encoding chorismate mutase codes for MSAEIDELRKEIEAIDKQILELLSRRLKISAKIGEIKSRIGKDVTDEKREQKVREYWYNYARNLGIPDSMVESILPILFSYSKMVQINPGKKKNITVVGYGGMARSLISLFSLVGHNVVVTGRNKEKAERLASEFKVVYMDLDSALNWGEYIILALSPSSFDYILRISPKFTSKVVMDIFSSKNEIFKELEKLSEIYSFNYISTHPLFGPITYPVGERIVIIPSKTSKNVNEIVNFWRECGLNTTVSTVEEHEKAMAIVQVLAHFYILGLHKSIDELRKELGIENLSNFYTTNFKELNKIIEKVSNILPVILEIQKSNPYAYKVRDIGVNELQKIKEELGG; via the coding sequence ATGAGTGCTGAAATTGATGAATTACGAAAAGAAATAGAAGCTATAGATAAACAAATATTAGAATTATTATCAAGAAGATTAAAAATTTCTGCTAAAATAGGAGAGATCAAGAGTAGAATAGGCAAAGATGTTACAGATGAGAAAAGAGAGCAGAAAGTCAGAGAGTATTGGTACAATTACGCTAGAAATTTAGGAATTCCAGATTCTATGGTAGAGAGTATTTTACCTATTTTATTTTCTTATTCAAAGATGGTTCAAATCAACCCTGGAAAAAAGAAAAACATTACAGTTGTTGGATATGGTGGAATGGCAAGATCACTAATTTCTTTGTTCTCGTTAGTTGGTCATAATGTGGTCGTAACTGGTAGAAACAAAGAGAAAGCTGAAAGACTAGCTTCTGAATTTAAAGTAGTTTATATGGACTTAGATTCTGCCTTAAATTGGGGAGAGTACATAATTTTAGCTCTTTCTCCTTCTTCTTTTGATTACATTCTAAGAATTTCACCTAAATTCACAAGTAAAGTAGTAATGGATATTTTTTCTTCTAAAAATGAGATTTTTAAAGAATTAGAAAAATTATCTGAAATTTATTCTTTCAATTATATCTCTACTCATCCACTATTTGGTCCTATAACTTATCCAGTAGGAGAAAGAATAGTGATTATTCCTTCAAAAACATCCAAAAATGTTAATGAAATAGTAAACTTCTGGAGAGAATGTGGACTAAATACAACTGTTTCCACAGTTGAAGAACATGAAAAAGCCATGGCTATAGTACAAGTTTTAGCTCATTTTTACATTTTAGGTTTACACAAGAGCATAGATGAATTAAGAAAGGAGCTAGGCATAGAAAATCTTTCCAATTTTTATACGACCAATTTTAAAGAATTAAATAAAATTATAGAAAAAGTAAGCAACATTCTTCCAGTAATTTTAGAAATACAAAAATCAAACCCTTATGCTTATAAAGTTAGAGATATAGGAGTAAACGAATTACAAAAAATAAAAGAAGAATTGGGTGGTTAA